Within the Lolium rigidum isolate FL_2022 unplaced genomic scaffold, APGP_CSIRO_Lrig_0.1 contig_13612_1, whole genome shotgun sequence genome, the region cgccctccattccgccaacgccgcgcggtcgcgccgccatcgcgcgcgccatttctcgaacgcctcgccgctcatcggcttgagcggcgggtcccgcttgtaccaccgcccacccgcggcgaactcgcggagcggttccggcacgtacagcgcgccggcgtacttgcgaggccgcgcgacggctcccggcggcggaaagCTTGCACTTCGgccgccacgcttcctctacggtgtccggcgagcgggatcgcttcgatccgctcgccggcgaggccctaccgcggcggcgggagtccatcctagcGGCGGCGGTGGAATGCGTGGCGGGGGCGCGgctaatttctcgccggagcagaggaggaggcggcggcgcgcggcagagctagggttgcgagtgaggggttaacccctcactcgcacctgcgcccactatatgtacggggcgacggggccgatttcctgggccccgtattccgccgaaacggggtggcccgaatacggggcctgctagacggcccaaaccgcgcctgccccgtatgtcgccggaattttacggggtggacgggttatacggggcctgttagacctgctcttacaaAGTAGATAAAGCAGGCGGAACTGCCAATTACAAGGTAGATAGAGCAGGCGGAACTGCCAATTACAAGGTAGATAGAGCAGGCGGAACTGCCAATTACAAGGCACGGAGCTTTTGCCGGTTTCATGGTGCCGCCACGAGGCGGGAGCTTTCATGGTGGTGCCTGTGCAAATGGTGGAAGCGGACTAGCCTAGTCTGCATTAGTCTGCCACTGGGCCTCAGCACTGTTGGCTGCTTGAGTCGTTGGTATTGTTTTTTGATTCTCAACTCCCTCCTCGCCCCTTGCCCACCAGGTGTTCGTGTAGATTCCTACCATGTTATCTGATCTAAGTGATTTGACTCAGTTCTTCGAATGGTTTCGTGCAAGCAGTTAGCTACCAGGAACCTTAATCAGTTGAGGGGGTTAATGGAAATCTCTAGCGGGAACTGTACAACCTTTGGCGGAAACTGTACCATATGCACGCAAGGCTTAATCTATAGTGCAGATTCGTAGAGCCGTAAGAAAATTGTGGCAACAGATGCTGAGGACCTTCTTGATAGGTCCCATTATCATGAGCTCAAGGTGAAAATCtacgaagatgtacatgtgaATTCACCTTGTCCAATTTTTGTTAACAAATTTTGAGTTACAGCTTCAACTATGTGCAGCAGTCCATGATATCTAGGGAAGGCTTGATCATATGAGTGCCTATACGAAAATCAGGAGCTTGCATTATATGGCTAGAAAAATATTCTTTCTCTGTTAGCTGAAAGTTGATTAATAAATTGACAGTGTAAACTTCTTGAAATTGAAAAGGTACAGAGTGTTTTCTCCTCAAGAGTTGTCTCTTGTGTTCACAACAAAATATCTCCACATTCTGATCAATACTTACATATTTTGGATAGCTTAACACAATGATAACATATTTACTTTACAGGGGCTTCCTTTACACATGGAGAATTTTCATTTGGATGTACAAAGTGTATGTCCATCAAATGGCTGAAGCACAAGGGCAGGCTAAAATTGACCTGGAGATATCTCCCGAGTCTCACCAAGAACAAGCTAAAACTACTGTTTTCAACTAGTGGTAGAGAGAGGAAAACTGGATTGCTTGTCCAAGTAGAAGTGGCAATGTCTCTTATCTTCATCACTTCTTGCCGAATCCAAACAAGGATTTGATGGCATTGATGGCACTCTCATTTATAAATGATTCATCGTACTTGTTTAGCAGGGGGGCAAACTCCTCTGACTTCCTCAAGTTTGCTAGATCCGGGTCAGTGCGAATCGTCTTCAGAAAATCAAGCAAGACATAATAAGTCACTAATTATGAACCATGAATGGACCATTTTACTCTTACAAAGCAGATATTTTCTAGTTACCTTGAAGTCTTCATAGCCGGCTTTCATGGCGTCTTCAAGTGCAGAAAGGCCAGCTTGTATCTGCACAATGGAACATTCAGATGAGTATTCAGTGGGAGACTTGCAGTCTTGTAGTTCACAGTGAAACAAGAGGCAAACCCGGTCAAGCTTCGAGTAACAGCACGCGACATTGTAGCTGGCTACCGAAGACTCATCGATCTCTGGTTTCGACCCCAGCACCGACTCGAACTTGTCCAACGCCTCCTCGTATTTTCCCTCcctgaagttttttttttcaaacatgTCAAGAGAGTTTCAAATTGAAGCAATCTCAATGCAGCATATGTTTCACTGACTTGTACAGCATTAGCCCCGAGCGAAGGTCATCTTCTCTTTGGATCTTCTGCTCCATCTTCTTCTGGTAATTTTGCATCTGCATCCAACATTTGAGATCGCCGTGCGCCACAGCATGATTAAGAAATCTGCAGATGTCTATGagtaacaaaaacaaaaaaaagtaaagcatAAAGTCATACGTACTTGAATCTCTCGTAGTTTGGTGCTGACATTTCCAGTGTTTCTTTCAGCCCTAATGATCTCCTTCTCGGAGAGCTCACCAGAATCCCATTTTCCTGGACTCGTGAATTAGCAGCAAGCAAATTGCACAACTCAATTTCTGAATTCGATGAATCCACAATCATATTATCTTGCAAAGAATCACAAATCAAGCAGGTAACTAGCATCTGTTCTTACCAAATTTCTTCTGCATCTTCATGTAGAGAGGGCCGACTCTCTGGCGGATGCAGTACATGGTCTGGCCGTACCCGGCCGCCGGCCAGATTTCCTCACCAAAGACGGCGCTGTGAATCCATTATCAGTTAGCAAACATGGAATGAACTGCTCGTTTCTTGATCAGCTGGTGATTCTGTCTGAGAATTGCTGTGGACTGGCTGACGTGGCCGTTTGAGAAGACTGACCTGGTGGCTAGGACCTTGTCGCCGGGGGTGAACTTGCCGGTCTGCTCGGCGGAGGAGCCGGGGAAGATGGCCTCGATGTAGGTGCCGCCATCCTGGCCCTTGGTGAACTTGAGCCCGTACGGCTTGAGGATCTCCACCTCGTACTCCTCGTACGGATCCTCGCCTTCCCCTCCCTCCTCCCCGCCTCCGGACTTGGGCTCCGCCTGCGCCGAAGACGACGCCCGGACGACGACGCAGCTCCTCGCCGACCCCCGCAGCGTCAGGCAGCAGCTCTGGCCAAGAAACGGCTGCCTCGCCGTCCGGGCATTGCTGCCGCTGGCTCTTGGGAGGCAGGGCGGGGAGGATAGGAGCGGCTGGTTGGTGATCTGGTGGGCGAGAGTCATGGCAGCTAGCTGGGAGCTTTGCGCGCTCGCTTGCTCTGCGAATTGAATCTTGGTGGTGTAGGAGCCGGAAGCGATGAGGAGGAGACGACGGTTCTGTGGCTCATCTTTggctgtgtggcgtggcgccaaGAGGACTTGAGTTTGGGTGTGAGATGGATGGAGTCCACACACACACACTGGGCAGACGGGCACGAACCAGGGAGAACAAAGTAAACAGAGGCAAGGCATATGCTGGCTTGGGATCCTACCTGGCATGTGGCATCTCCCATGTCAGCAATCCACTTGACACTTGTCAGCAGTGGCGGGCACACCTCCAACAAAAATTTACACTTCCCAATTGTGATAAAATGTTGCCAAATGACAGGTAGGATCCCAAGCAAGAATATGCTGAGAATTAACTTCGTGCTCAGTCAAGTCCTACACCGTTTGATTGTATTTTGATTCGTGTATATAAGTTGCAAGTTAAGTTGCAACCGTTGCTAgtagagttgcaactgagattttttcggTTACAAGTGGAAATGCAACTAACAAAAATTATCCTGACCAATAGATTTgcttcgtgattcgtgctagtcatCAATAGCCAATATTTCTTAAATAATTCCATCCGGGCCTTACGGTCTCATAGAGGGGCGAGAACTACCTAACTTAAGCAGAATAGTGCTCTTTATAAATAAGTGTAGACGTGGAGAGTTTTTTGCGGGGAAACTTGCAAGCCAAGAATGGGGGAGACTGGTGTTGACCCAACCTTATAAGTATTCAGACTATAACATCTATGATGAACAGTCACTCACTTTTGACTATTAGATGATTCCAGAAGATGGGGTAGAATTTCTTTTCCTCAAATTTGGGGTGGGCCCCAACCCATCAGACCCACCCTATGCGTCCGCCCCTGCTTGTCAGTCTGCCACTGTATAATCTTTTGTTTTTTAGGGTAATACGATTACATAAATTAGCATCTCTAGCATGGACTCCACTCCCAAAAGTTAGCATGTTCTGAAATTCACTCCAGAGAAAGAAAGCGAGGGAGATAtaacaaaaaaaaggaaagagaaagaaaaaggccaAGGGACTGACTACGTGGTCCCATCTGTCAAAATAAAATGGGTTGGGGAAATAGGGGCTATTGTCGACTTGGATGCTTTTCTCTAGGTAAGGGAGGCCCCTACTTGCCAAGTAGGGAGCATGTTTTTGTGTGGTCTGCTACCGCGATGGCGGTGGAGGATGTTTCATCCCGCATGGCTGCGATGCTGCTACCCTTGACCCTTTTGTGCCCTTCCTTCCCTCGAGGCCTCGGGTCTAGGACCACGATGAGACGTCTAGGATAGCTTCAAGATCGTTGTGGCACATGCTAGTTGGTGGCAGTTGGGTGGAGCACTCCGAGTCGGATGGGGTGGTGGTGGTTTAGGGGATCGGGGCAGATCCCTGTCGGCTTGTtcaacaccgacgcggtgacgcctgtGGGTGTCGTGTTTCTTTCCTGAAGGGCGTCGGGGGTACCCCTACCCTATCCTCTCCACATACCgaggaaaccctaggactagtccggaCAGCAGTGGCGACATGGTCgcttccttgttgaaggtgtttctTGGTATGCCGCGGCTCGATGTGCTAGGAAGCGGTGGAACTTCTCCGGAGGGTGCAACGATTGCGGGCTATCTTCGTTTTCGCCGATCTATCGGTGACGGCAttagtttcttttatattttctctcttctttcttttGGGCTTGATGTGCTTGTTTACCCCAGCGATGGTTACTATcttgtatcggttggttgctatattaatatagcggggcgaaagattATTTCGAGAGATGGCTTTGAATTTGCTACAGAAAAGTGTAGAGGATTTCCAGAACCTGGTCACGATGCTCCGAAAAATATTTGTTGTGGTCCATTTCATGATTCAGCATGATTCTTGCAGCATATGGCAAATTGATGTCGAAATTGACATCACCCCGACGATGTTTCAAAACTTACCTAAAACTAAGAATGTAAAAACTtacttttttttgaaaacatTGTAAATGGCCGTATTATTTGACAAAAAATGCATCGGTAAGTTTCAACTTAATATCGATGCAATTGATTTTTGTTCAAGATTTATAAAATATACAATTTTGTTTTTGGTTAAGATCCAGAAAGTGTGTGCActcggagttttttttggcataaATCCCGAAATGAGATTTGGCTGGTGGTCTAGAACTCTAGTTTTGAAGCCAGCTGCCCGTGGGATCAAATGACTAATTCCGTACAGAAGAGGGGTATAAGTGATGCAACTATCTGATTACAAATttagttgtggtggcctcctgtgtCTCCCATGTGAGTGGCTGAGTATTGTAAACTTTGTCAGTTCTTAGGCATTTTTCTGCTGTAAAGATGTCTCAATGGTGTAATACAGAGAAGACCAAAAAAAACTTAGTCTTATGTAAATCCGTAGCATTTCAATATATTATTGTCATGACCTCAACATTGATGCAAACTGCATGTAACATTTATATTCAAGTCAGCATCTTTTTTTTATTTACTAATAGTCAGTGGCATGTACAGATTATTTTTCAGAAGGTAGCTAAGCATGTACAGAATTTGTGATAGAGAGACATGGCTGGAGATCAGCCTAGTAGTATATACATGGAGTGATGACTGTTCAAGTCCGAACTCTCTTCTGAAGAGTTCTTGATCATGGGGAGGACCCGGCAATGTACTGCAACCACTCTTCAGGCAGCCCCTGCCTTCTCCTGATCGTCCTGAACGCAGATTTCGTCAAGGGTACTGCGATGATGTCGAACTCCTTTGGTGCCTGCGGTGCAATCCAGCAAGAGTTGCCGTTTTTATATGTGACAGTTTCATAAATGCAGCTCACAATCTTAAGAAGAGCAAAGCAACGTCACAGACCTTGGGGATCTTGCGTAACTTCATGTTTGCTTGCAGCAGTGTCTTATTACCCTTCCTGGAGTTGCATCTTGAGCATGCAGTTACCTACCAGTTCAGACATGGCCACAGAACTAGTAAGACTCTGCAATTGTTAATATTCCCTAGTGCCTAAGTAGTTCTTTTCCATAGAATTCTATGTTTCTTTGAACAGTTGTTCGTCGATTCAAACCAATTAAACGGTATAAACAGTGAGCACTCATACCAAGTTTTCCCATTCCCACTTGCCTCCACGGGAAGTCGGAATGACATGGTCAATTGTGAGATCGTCTTCCGAAGGGCAATACCTGCAGGTAATGCAGCCAATTTATTCCTGATAGTCAAGGTAATCTCCTCCTCAGTAGGTAAGTCTGAATCTTTGTATGATTTCTACATCTTTTCAAAGCATGAAGGTTGCCATGTACTCCTAGTGTACATATCAGTCATAACTCACATCTCAGAGTTACATGAGGCAAGTTCCCCAGAGGGACAGAACAATAATATGATTATAAATCTAACTGCACCAGGAATATTGTGTGCATTAACAAATGCACAATGCTTACTGGCAAGTGAAGTCGTCCCTGTAAAGTATGTTTTTACGGCTAAGGCATTGTTTAACTCTTCTTCTCTTCATCACCTGCAGCAGCTGTGGGACCTGAAGAAGCAGAAGAACAAGAGGGGAAGCAGTAACAACAGTTTCATAAGATCATGATGTTAATTATACTTTTAGTTCGCATGATCATACACATACCCTGAGAACTGCAGGGATGTAGAATGATCCACTGGGTGAAGAGACCGTCTGATCGTAGTACTCCAGAACATCGGCCTGCATAGCTAAAACGATCACCATATTAATAATGTAAATACTGAcaggttttgacaatgacaagcaGAAGGCCAAAATTATGAACTGGGGAGTGATGACGGTGGAGGTGGTGAAGTGCTGGTTGCAGCAGAAAAGCTTACCTTCTCCGTGAATTCCAGGCAAATCGCACGCTTCCAGCAGACAACATTGACAGGCCTGATTGTAAACGCAGAACATTTCAGGATGTTGAGGTGTAGAAATTAACTGTTGTACAGAATTGGTAACACAAGTGCTTCCAGCAGAGAACTTGAGTCGCTTATGTTAATCAGTATGCCTTTGTTCATGTACTGTTATTGATCTACCTAACATGTTCTGGTTGAAGTTAACTTAATTAATTTGCCTCGGTATTAGATATCGTAAGGGACTTTTTACTGCCGCCCAAACAGGATGGTTCTAGTTCTACTTCAAGAAAAACAAGAACAGTATATATGATCAGTTTGTGCCTTCAGAAAACAAATCAAGATTACCTGTATGAGAGATCAAGAACGAGTCCCCTGAACCCGGACAGATCACCGTCCTCgaactcctcgtcctcctccccgtcgattaACAGCACCGACTCTGCCTCCTCCAACTCCTCCGCGCGCTCGTCGTCCTTGGTCGCGCCGCGCCCGCCGGACTTGTTATTCCTCCCGCGCGCTCGCGCTGGCGCCACGAGCCTGCGGGTGCCGTGTCTCCAGTCCAGCCCAGCTAGCGCGCCCGGCAGCCCGCTCCTCGGCGATCGCCAGCCGAGAGGGCCCCGCACGTCGCGGCGGAACGGGAGAGGCGCCGCCACCTTTGCCGCCATTGATCAATGCTTCGTCTGTGATCTTGGGAAGCTCTGTGTGATCTTTCTTGAACTCTTATTTGTCTTGTAGCTTGGAAGGTTGGGGAGAGGCCTTGGAGTGTAGGAGAGGTAGAAGGCTGAGAGCCACTGGTTTACATGGAGTGCATGGACCAAATATCTCACTCGAATTTTCTGACTTATTTTTGTGGCCATTTCCTTGTGAAGGTaagataattttttattttttatcgtGAGCCAGAATTTTGTTATGAAAAAATGGTGAAATGTCAAATGTTGATCATCCGTTGACCAGACTACCCGGAGTAAATCTGACATGTATTGGATTTGCATTCCAATAGGACCGTGATTTTGCGCGCAACCCAATGGTGGCTTGACACTGCAAAAAACATTGCGCTGGGAGATGAGAGCAGGAATGTTCCCGCTATATAATTCATGTTCGACTTTCGAGTAATGATGAATACATATAGGTTAATTTGCCAACTCCAAAGATATTCAAAGTAGAAAAGAGTGACAAAAGCAAATGTGATGCCCTGTTAGTGGCCCTTCAAGCCAGGTACCCAGAGGTGGACCCAGGGAAAAAGAGGAGTGGGGGCACCCGTGCATAGGAAAATCACAAAACATAAACCTCCAAACGTTAAGATATGTTATATATATAACGGTTTTCTTGAAAATTTACTTTCAATCTTGTgttcatatgctcctgccaccggaaatAACATTTTAGAATGTAAAAAAACTAAACAAAATACTTGATAGCGCATCTTGATATTCTATGTGCCCTGTGTAAAAGGGATAAATAAGTACTTTATAAAGAGATTTACTTTAGCACAGAATTTTGCTTTTTTACAcactaaaaatgtcaaaaaaaaattgttaaatGAGCACATAGAACATCGATTACATTTAAAACTCATTTTAAAATAAGGAGCATATGTTCTGAGAGCTTAGCTATAAACTGAATTCTTCTAGACTAAAAGACTTAGATGTCATTGAAACACAAACAGTATAAGCTCGTCTTCTCTGCCGAATATTGAAACACAAACATTATAAGTTCTTCTACAAACTATGCTAGCAGAAGAAAGCTATCAAACAACAAGAATAGTACCAGATTGGCTTGCTGGATTGCATTGCATAAGAAATTCCAAAATCCTAGAACTTGGGTTAAAGGTCATATGCCGTTTAAATCTAAACCTATAAAATTTGATGTTTCATCACATGTAGTAGTAGAGAATTGTGTTTGATTTGACATGAAGAAGATCATAAGAGCCAGATTTTAAAAGACTATGAAAAACTGAAGATCCCTAATTGAATTATTCTGTTCATTCAATTGTGTTGAGTTGTAGGTAAATTTGGCGATGTGCCTTGCTGCAATATATCTCGATTCGGCAGGCCGGCGGCTGGGCGGTACACAACAGACTCGTGACTTTCGAAGGAGATAGTACTCGTCTAAATCAAAAAGTAAGGGGATCAGGAATTATGAACGAACGCAGAACTGATGCTCTTGATTTTGTAGGGAGCAGAGTAACCAAGCCCAAAGAATAATCCTATAAGAAGTCAAGCGGGCAGCACTTTTATTTATACCAGAGTTGAAGAAGTGAAAGGCACGTTGTGGCATGAGAGCTGAGAAACATTGGCttggccatcttgcttttcttccTGGGCTTTTACTTACAACGGGGATGAACTTGGCTGACTGGGGACCCAAGCACTGAGCTTACTGGGGGCCTTCCTTTGCTGGGGTTATCAATAGCGTGAACTAATATTGACGGGGGGGGCGGTGCCCCCACTCAGCTTAACGTTCGTCCGCCCCTGTCCTGGACTCGTGATCATGCGTGGTTCAGCCAAATATAGTGCCGGCAGCGGCCAGTTCAGCTTTGTCCGTTTTCATGTTTCTCTGGACTCGTGATTATGGGTGGTTCAGCCAAATATAGTGCCGGTAGCGAACAGTTCAGCTTTGTCAGTTTTCATGTATCCCCTGGCACGCGGTGGGTCCAAGAGAGTTAGTGGCGGACCCAGGTAAAAAGAGGAGCGGGGGCACCCGTGCATAGGAAAGTCACAAAACATAAACCTCCAAACGTTAAGATATGTTATATATATAACGGTTTTCTTGGAAATTTACTTTTAATCTTGAgttcatatgctcctgccaccggaaatAACATTCTAAAATGTAAAAAAACTGAACAAAATATTTGCATGCACATCTTGATATTGTATGTGCCCTACTTTATAAAGAGATTTACTTTAGCAccgaatttttcttttttacacactaaaaatgtcaaaaaaaaaattgttaaatGACTATGGGAGCACATAGAACATCGATTACATTTAAAACTCAATTTGAAAATAAGGAGCATATGTTCTGAGAGCTTAGCTATAAACTGAATTCTTCTGGACTAAAAGACTTAGATGTCATTGAAACACAAACAGTATAAGCTCGTCTTCTCTGCCGAATATTGAAACACAAACAGTATAAGTCTTCTACAAACTATGCTAGCAGAAGAAAGCTATCAAACAACAAGAATAGTACCAGATTGGCTTGCCAGATTGCATTGCATAAGAAATTCCAAAATCCTAGAACTTGGGTTAAAGGTCATATGCCGTTTAAATCTAAACCTATAAAATTTGATGTTTCATCACATGTAGTAGTAGAGAATTGTGTTTGATTTGACATGAAGAAGATCATAAGAGCCAGATTTTAAAAGACTATGAAAAACTGAAGATCCCTAATTGAATTATTCCGTTCATTCAATTGTGTTTAGTTGTAGGTAAATTTGGCGATGTGCCTTGCTAAAATATATCTCGATTCGGCTGGCCGGCGGCTGGGCAGCACACAACAGACTCGTGACTTTCGAAGGAGACAATACTCGTCTAAATCTAAAATAAGGGGATCAGGAATCAGGAACGAACGCAGCACTGACGCTCTTTATTTTGTAGGGAGCAGAGTAACCAAGCCCAAAGAGTAATCCTATAAGAAGTCAAGCGGGCGGCGCTTTTATTTATACCAAAGTTGAAGAAGTGAAAGGCACGCTGTAGCATGAGAGCTGAGAAAAATTGGCttggccatcttgcttttcttccTGGGCTTTTACTTACAACTTACAACGGGGATGAGCTTGGCTGACTGGGGACCCAAGCACTGAGCTGACTGGGGGCCTTTCTTTGCGCTGGGGTTATCAATTGCGTGAAATAATATTGACGGGGGGGGGCGGTGCCCCCACTCAGTTTAACGTGTGTCCGCCCCTGTCCTGGACTCGTGATCATGTGTGGTTCAGCCAAATATAGTGCCGGCAATGGCCAGTTCAGCTTTGTCCGATTTCATGTTTCCTGGACTCGTGATTATGGGTGGTTCAGCCAAATATAGTGCCTGCAGCGGATAGTTCAGCTTTGTCCGTTTTCATGTATCCCCTGGCACGCGGTGGGTCCAAGAGAGTTAGTGGCGGACCCAGGGAAAAAGAGGAGTGGGGGCACCCGTGCATAGGAAAGTCACAAAACATAAACCTCCAAACGTTAAGATATGTTATATATATAACGGTTTTCTTGGAAATTTACTTTTAATCTTGTgttcatatgctcctgccaccggaaatagcattttaaaatgtaaaaaaacTAAACAAAATATTTGCATGCACATCTTGATATTCTATGTGCCCTGTGTAAAAGAGATAAATAAGTACTTTATAAAGAGATTTactttagcaccgaattttgctTTTTTACAcactaaaaatgtcaaaaaaaattgttAAATGACTATGGGAGCACATAGAACATCGATTACATTTAAAACTCATTTTAAAAATAAGGAGCATAAGCTCGTATTCTCTGCCAAATATTGAAACACAAACAGTATAAGTTCTTCTACAAACTATTCTAGCAGAAGAAAGCTATCAAACAACAAGAATAGTACCAGATTGGCTTGCCGGATTGCATTGCATAAGAAATTCCAAAATCCTAGAACTTGGGTTAAAGGTCATATGCCGTTTAAATCTAAACCTATAAAATTTGATGTTTCATCACATGTAGTAGTAGAGAATTGTGTTTGATTTGACATGAAGAAGATCATAACAGCCAGATTTTAAAAGACTATGAAAAACTGAAGATCCCTAATTGAATTATTCCGTTTATTCAGTTGTGTTGAGTTGTAGGTAAATTTGGTGATGTGCCTTGCTGCAATATATCTCGATTCGGCAGGCCGGCAGCTGGGCGGCACACAGCAGACTCGTGACTTTCGAAGGAGACGGTACTCGTCTAAATCTAAAAGTAAGGGGATCATGAATTATGAACGAACGTAGCACTGATGCTCTTGATTTTGTAGAGAGCAGAGCAACCAAGCCCAAAGAATAATCCTATAAGAGGTCAAGCGGGGGGCGCTTTTATTTATACCAGAGTTGAAGAAGTGAAAGGCACGCTGTAGCATGAGAGCTGAGAAAATTTGGCttggccatcttgcttttcttccTGGGCTTTTACTTACAATGGGGATGAGCTTGGATGACTGGGGGCCGAAGCACTGAGCTGACTGGGGGCTTTCCTTTGCTGGGGTAATCAATAGCGTGAACTAAAGTTGACTGGGGGCCGGTGCCCCCACTCAGCTTAACGTGCGTCTGCCCATGTCCTGGACTCGTGATCATGGGTGGTTCAGCCAAATATAGTGCCGACAACGGCCAGTTCAGCTTTGTCTGTTTTCATGTTTCCCTGGACTCGTGATCATGGGTGGTTCAGCCAAATATAGTGACGGCGACGGCCAGTTCTGCTTTGTCCGTTTTCATGTAGCCCCTGGCACGCGGTGGGTCCAA harbors:
- the LOC124680360 gene encoding protein MET1, chloroplastic-like; translation: MTLAHQITNQPLLSSPPCLPRASGSNARTARQPFLGQSCCLTLRGSARSCVVVRASSSAQAEPKSGGGEEGGEGEDPYEEYEVEILKPYGLKFTKGQDGGTYIEAIFPGSSAEQTGKFTPGDKVLATSAVFGEEIWPAAGYGQTMYCIRQRVGPLYMKMQKKFGKWDSGELSEKEIIRAERNTGNVSTKLREIQMQNYQKKMEQKIQREDDLRSGLMLYKEGKYEEALDKFESVLGSKPEIDESSVASYNVACCYSKLDRIQAGLSALEDAMKAGYEDFKTIRTDPDLANLRKSEEFAPLLNKYDESFINESAINAIKSLFGFGKK
- the LOC124680362 gene encoding uncharacterized protein LOC124680362, with product MAAKVAAPLPFRRDVRGPLGWRSPRSGLPGALAGLDWRHGTRRLVAPARARGRNNKSGGRGATKDDERAEELEEAESVLLIDGEEDEEFEDGDLSGFRGLVLDLSYRPVNVVCWKRAICLEFTEKADVLEYYDQTVSSPSGSFYIPAVLRVPQLLQVMKRRRVKQCLSRKNILYRDDFTCQYCPSEDDLTIDHVIPTSRGGKWEWENLVTACSRCNSRKGNKTLLQANMKLRKIPKAPKEFDIIAVPLTKSAFRTIRRRQGLPEEWLQYIAGSSP